From the genome of Homo sapiens chromosome 6 genomic scaffold, GRCh38.p14 alternate locus group ALT_REF_LOCI_3 HSCHR6_MHC_DBB_CTG1:
TGAAGACCTGTGGCAAGGAGGATGCCATCTCGAACATCAATGGATCGGTGTGAGAAGGAGGCAATGAGGagttcattccagcctgggtggggcaGCAAGGGTCAGGAGCCAGAAATCAGGCCAAGGGATTCAAAGCACATCagtggaagagaaggagaaaagaggtgGCGAGGTCAGCAAGTTTGGCTCCCTGGGTACGCAAGGTAAGGCCACTGGGGTCACTAAAGATCGGGAAGTCAAAGAGGGGTCAAATGTCAAGAAGTCAAAGGGATCCAAGGTCACTGACCTGCCCGCAGCAATATGACCTGATCATCCAGAGGCAAGGAGGAAAAGTGTGGGATCCTCTTCGCCCACTCAACAAGCGTGAATAGCTGTTTGTCAGCTGCCTGACAGATGTTAGTCACAGGGTCATTTGGCTGCAGGGGACGGGGGTAAGAGTTATGGAAGATTTTGAGATATGCTGGGAGCCCCCTTGTAAGAGGCTTTTGACACCCCCTCCTTACATATAGTCTTCCTGTGAGCCCCATCCAAACCAATCCCTGTAAGTGAGTCTTCTCTTCTGGCATTAGTgcaaacaattatttatttgggACATGCCTATGGTTCTGCCAGTGGGTTGTTTGGGGAGTGGAGACAGAAGGAGCTATCACATCCACCTCAGATGTTTGAAAGACCTTGTTTGGCAGCACCTCCAGTCCCAAGTAGTGTTAGGAAGGTTatgaggggaaaggagggggaggggatgtAGAACAGACCTAGactgcctcccccaacccccatcacGAAGGAGAGTGGATTGACCCCAACACTCACGCTGCTGCCGCTACCCCCGGTTCCCCCAGGACCCTCAACGCCCTGGTCACTCTTCTGTTccacagcaagctctgcctccaggatcCTGTCCACAGGCATCTCCTCGGGggctcccccagccccctccccatccccatccttGTCCTTTCCCCGCTGACGCTCCTCCTGTACCGCTgcagggggaagggggagagaaaaaatggaaagtcaGCAGCCAGCCATGAAGGGGTTCCACAAATATCCTTACGGCCTCATCAGGATCTCATGGCCCTTGGGAGATATTTATAGGAATTGGGGAAGTCACTAGAAAGGGTGGACTGGGGGCAGCCCTGAAGGAAGGGTTATAAAAGGGCAGGTAAGTCAGTCGGGAAGGGTGAGGTAGGTAAAAGAATTAGGGAGGAATTTAAATGGAGAGCCTACtacatggttaaaaaaaacaTGCCAAGATTCAACCTGAGAAagctgattgaaaaaaaaaatttttttaaataaaatatgccaaGAAACATGCTAAGCACATTTTACCATTCACTCAATTATCATAATGATGCTGGAagcatttattctcatttttaagatGAAGAACTCGGGGTTCAAAGAGATTAGTTTGCTTAAATTCATATAATACATGGCAGGTCATACAACTGACTCTAAGTGTGTCTGAGTGCAAATCTTGTGCTCTTCTGACTCAACAAATAGGCAGTGAAAGGAGCACTGGCCTAGGTCTTTGAAGATGTGGGTTCTGATCCCAAACCTGCCTGCCACTCCTTTGTTGCATGACCTTGGGAAAGCCAAGCCTCAGGCTCATCTTCTCTAAAGTGGGTGTTTTGACCAAGATATGCTCTAAAGTGTCTCTCAGAATCCTAGGAATCTGACTTAAGAAGATAAGATGGAGAcacagaagaaggaagggaagccCTGAGGTCTTCAGTAAAGTCTGTAAGCTTAAGAGTGCCCAGTCCCAGGAGTTAGAGGAAAGATCACAGATaacaggagacagagaccagagAAGGTCCATGGAATCAGAGGAGGAACCACTCAGGTTAGAAATGGGGAGACAGCCCATCATGGCTAAGGAAAAGTTATCCTATCCTAGGATCAGTCTAGGGAGGGGTCATATGTGCAGGCCACAGAGGCCTAACCATTAAGAAGGAAACTCAAGGGCCAGAACAGGGTAACAGGGAGGAGAGCTGCGAAGGGAGAGAGAAATCAAATATCGCCCTCTAGAGGAGAGAGAGCAGTCCACCCTTCCAGAGAGGTACACAGTCTGAGTGGGATAAGGGAGAAGGGCATGTGGTCTAAGACGCCTGGGCAGGGCGGGTCCTTACCCTCCCTCTTCATGCCAGTGGCCAGGCACTTCTGATAGCGGCAGTACTGACAGCGGTTCCGCTGGCGCTTGTCCACTGTGCAGTCTTTGTTGTCCCGGCAAGAGTATGTAAGGTCTTTGCGGATGGTGCGTTTGAAGAAGCCCTTGCAACCCTCACAGCTGTAAACCCCGTAGTGTTTGCCTACAGGGAAAGGGGAGGAGCAATAAGAAGGTTGCATGGAGACACCTTCACCATTTAGTCTGTTTCCAATCTCCCCCTAGCAAAACTTAAAGTCCTCCCTGTTTGCCAAATACAGAGATAGGGAACCAGGAGCTGAGTGATGATCCAGTCCCAGTCTCCTCACTGTTCAGAAACCCTACACGCTGCTTCCTTTTCCCTCTGACCTTCCCCCCAATCGCGTCCTACATCTCAGCTTCAGCTTCTTTACTCCCATCAGGCCTCCCCCAGGTCACTTGCTCTGACCAAACTCCATAAGCCCTGGGAATCCCACAGGTGATGATACATGGCCCAGACTCTCCCTCTCTGTTCATCCTCTGAGCCACATACCTGAGCTTCTGTCCCCGCAGATTGCACATAGCCGTTTGCCAGCCCCAGGGCCACCTGGAGGGGGTGGACAGTGCAGGCCCCGGACCCCTAAGACTGGTGGCTTCACATCTTCAGGGGGGCCAGACCCACCCCCAGGGAGTGACACTGTTGAGTTAATCTGGGATGGGGGAAATAGGGAAGTCACAGGAAGACTTATTGGGAAGCAGAATGTCACAGAAGTGATGGAAATCATTCCCTACCACTAAGCAAGGCCCTGCAATGCACATTCCAGAGGCTGTCATTTACACTGCAGTCTATGTGAAAGGCCATCCCTGGAGCACAACCCCAAAGTGAATAAACAGGCCCCCCCTGAAATTGTGCAACACAGTGACCCTGAAGGGCAGGTGTCTTGGGAAAGCAGATGGGATCAAAAGGGCAGAAAATCAGATAGATGAAAAGGACATCAAGAATatcagaattagccgggcgtggtggtaggcacctgtaatcccagctactcaggaggctgaggcaggagaattgcttgaacccaggaggcagaggttgcagtgagctgagattgtgccactgcactccagcctgggcaacagagcaagactccatctcaaaaaaaaaaaaaaaaaaaaacacacacacacacacaaaaacaaagaatattagAGTTCTTTTAGGGGAGGAAGCATGCACTGAAAGATCAGTCACCTCAGGAAAGGCAAGGGGTCTCATAAAGACCACAGGCCTGACAAGGTTAGAGGATTGGAAGGTCAATGGGCCATGGGGAAGTTCACACAAGGATCTGGGGTTacaaggaaaacaagaaaatgaaagtggCCAGGCAGTAAGTTGGTCACAACCTCTCACCTGGGGGCTGCTGACAGGCCCGGAGA
Proteins encoded in this window:
- the RXRB gene encoding retinoic acid receptor RXR-beta isoform 3 (isoform 3 is encoded by transcript variant 3), coding for MRECGGGPGAGKRLCAICGDRSSGKHYGVYSCEGCKGFFKRTIRKDLTYSCRDNKDCTVDKRQRNRCQYCRYQKCLATGMKREAVQEERQRGKDKDGDGEGAGGAPEEMPVDRILEAELAVEQKSDQGVEGPGGTGGSGSSPNDPVTNICQAADKQLFTLVEWAKRIPHFSSLPLDDQVILLRAGWNELLIASFSHRSIDVRDGILLATGLHVHRNSAHSAGVGAIFDRSLSRVLTELVSKMRDMRMDKTELGCLRAIILFNPDAKGLSNPSEVEVLREKVYASLETYCKQKYPEQQGRFAKLLLRLPALRSIGLKCLEHLFFFKLIGDTPIDTFLMEMLEAPHQLA
- the RXRB gene encoding retinoic acid receptor RXR-beta isoform X1, with the translated sequence MPQGSVGRWGCEKKCIVGSRPGGGGDGPGWIPQRRRRRRWQAENNKPRSRSQGRLDGTGWATAGGINSTVSLPGGGSGPPEDVKPPVLGVRGLHCPPPPGGPGAGKRLCAICGDRSSGKHYGVYSCEGCKGFFKRTIRKDLTYSCRDNKDCTVDKRQRNRCQYCRYQKCLATGMKREAVQEERQRGKDKDGDGEGAGGAPEEMPVDRILEAELAVEQKSDQGVEGPGGTGGSGSSPNDPVTNICQAADKQLFTLVEWAKRIPHFSSLPLDDQVILLRAGWNELLIASFSHRSIDVRDGILLATGLHVHRNSAHSAGVGAIFDRSLSRVLTELVSKMRDMRMDKTELGCLRAIILFNPDAKGLSNPSEVEVLREKVYASLETYCKQKYPEQQGRFAKLLLRLPALRSIGLKCLEHLFFFKLIGDTPIDTFLMEMLEAPHQLA
- the RXRB gene encoding retinoic acid receptor RXR-beta isoform X2, with translation MPQGSVGRWGCEKKCIVGSRPGGGGDGPGWIPQRRRRRRWQAENNKPRSRSQGRLDGTGWATAGGINSTVSLPGGGSGPPEDVKPPVLGVRGLHCPPPPGGPGAGKRLCAICGDRSSGKHYGVYSCEGCKGFFKRTIRKDLTYSCRDNKDCTVDKRQRNRCQYCRYQKCLATGMKREAVQEERQRGKDKDGDGEGAGGAPEEMPVDRILEAELAVEQKSDQGVEGPGGTGGSGSSPNDPVTNICQAADKQLFTLVEWAKRIPHFSSLPLDDQVILLRAGWNELLIASFSHRSIDVRDGILLATGLHVHRNSAHSAGVGAIFDRVLTELVSKMRDMRMDKTELGCLRAIILFNPDAKGLSNPSEVEVLREKVYASLETYCKQKYPEQQGRFAKLLLRLPALRSIGLKCLEHLFFFKLIGDTPIDTFLMEMLEAPHQLA